The region GGTGGCTATCAGGTTAGGGATCAAGGCGGACCATGTACAGGTCGTGTCCAACGGTATCAATCTGGATCTGTTTCAGCCCGAGAACAAACAGCAGTGCCGCCAGGAACTGGATATCGACCCGGATGCGAAGGTGCTGTTGACGGTTGGCACGCTAACCGAAAACAAGGGGTTCCACCGGGTGATGGAACAATTGCCCGCGTTGCTCGAACGCTTCCCGGGTTTGGTCTATCTGATTGTGGGCGGAGAACACCCTAACGGGGATGAGCAACGTCTGCGCCGGATCGCCGGGGAGCTCGGGGTGGCGGATCGGGTTCGCTTCATGGGCGTTCACCCGCCCGAACGGCTACGCTTTTTTTATTCCGCCGCGGATTTGTATGTCATGCCCTCGCGAACCGAAGGCTGGGCCAACGTGTTTCTCGAAGCCGCGGCCTGCGGCTTGCCGGCGGTAGCCACCCGAGTGGGTGGCAATGCCGAGGTGATCAGCAAACCGCAAGTGGGTACGCTGGTACCGTTCGGTGAGGGCGAGGCGCTGCGCAAGGCCATTGCTGAAGGGCTTGAACGTCAATGGGAACACGATGTGATTATGGCCTATGCCCGCGACAACGCCTGGGAAAAACGCATCGGACAACTGGTGCAGGCATTCGATACGATCCATGCCGACAGTCTACCCCGGGGGAAAGAATGATCGACCGCGCACTGCAAACTGGCGTATTACGGCCGTTGGCCAGTATGCTGTCGCCTGCAGGCTCACGGGCGCGACTGTCCATTTTGATCTATCACCGGGTTCTGCCCCGGCCCGATCCCATGCTGCCCGGCGATCCGGATGCGGCGACCTTTCGCTGGCAGATGCAGACCGTCGCCCGGCTGTTTAATGTCTTGCCGTTGTCCGGGGCGGTTGAACGTCTGGCCAGTGGCAGCTTGCCGCCCAGAGCCGCCTGTATCACCTTTGATGACGGCTATGCGGACAACGCCGAAGTCGCCTTGCCGATCCTCAGGGCGCTGGATCTGCCGGCAACCTTCTTTGTCGCCGCCGGGTATCTCGACGGCGGCATGATGTTCAACGACCGGGTGATCGAAACCGTGCGCCGCTTGCCCGAGGGCGAAGTGGATCTGGGTGCAGTAGACATGGCGCCGCAATCGATCAGCAGCATAAGCGATCGCATTGCCCTGGCCATGCAGGTGATTAAACAGATCAAACACCTCGATCCGGCAGAGCGCGACGAAAAGGTTCAGGCGCTGGTGGAATTGAACAACGACACCCTGCCAAGGGATCTGATGATGCGTAGCGCACAGCTACAAGAGCTGGCGGATGCCGGCATGACCATCGGCGGGCATACCCTGAGCCATCCGATCCTGGCGCGGATTTCCGATGCCCGGGCCAGACAGGAGATCGCCGCCGGACGCGAAACCCTCGAATCGATACTCAGGCAGCCGGTCAAACTGTTCGCCTACCCTAACGGCAAGCCGGGCCAGGACTATGCCGCGCAGCATGTCAGCATGGTCCGTGAGTGCGGCTTTGATGCGGCCGTCTCCACGGCCTGGGGCGTCTCCACCCGGCATCACGACCCCTATCAGCTCGCCCGCTTTACCCCGTGGGATCATACCCCGCTTCGCTTCGGTGCCCGGCTGGTGCGCAACCTGATGCAGAGTCAGCCGCAACATGTTCAGGGCGCCAGTGTTAAGTCACTCCGGCGGTAGCAATCATTGGGTTTTGCATCAAGTGGAAATATTTCCGTATTTGCTGATTTTCTGAAACCAGCAAGATCCGGGCAGGTATCTGGCTTTGAGGAATCCTGGCGTTTTGAATAGTCAGGATAAGATGAGAAAATAAATCTGTCCCCGTTTTTTAGTACGTTGTTGCCGAAATGAAACTTTGCTAATCTAAATACGAATTTAGTCTATTATGCTGGCAGCAAAAACAATGGCTACCGAGAAAATCAAAGAAGAAGCACACCGTCTCGTTGACAATCTCTCCGAACAGGCGACGTGGGAAGATCTGATGCAGGAGATTTATATCCGTCAGGCTATTGAGTCGGGCCTGGCCGACAGCGAGGCTGGACGCACGCTGGACGTCAAAGAGGTTCGTGCCCGCTATCACCTGCCTGAATGAAGGTCCATTGGACAAACACGGCCATCCGGCATCTGGATGGCATCTACGACTATATCGCGCAAGATTCCCCTGTCTACGCCAAACAACAAGTCGACAGGCTTACCCGGCGATCGGAACAGATCGCGGCATTTCCTCAATCCGGCCGAATGGTGCCCGAATTTAAAAGAGAAGATATCCGGGAAGTGATTGAAGGGCCTTATCGGCTGATTTACGTCATCAAAACCGAGCAAATCGATATTTTGAGCGTGTTTCATGGCGCGCAGAAATTGCCTGACACCCTATCGTCTGGTTAAATTAGATCAAAGTGACAAATGATAATGCAAATAATTCTTGTTTGTCACCGACCCCATTTACTTTTGGGCGTGTCTACCGGCTCACGTGATCCCTATCAGCTCGCCCGTTTCACGCCCTGGGATCAAACCCCGCTACGCTTTGCAATGCGGCTGGTACGCAATCTCGGTCAGACACGGCCTGAAGCCGTTTAGGCGACCCGCTGTCTCAGGTCGGATTGTTGCTCGCATTCAAAGTATGCCAGCAGATCGCCTCGAACCGATCGGCCACTGCCTGCGAGGAAAAACGGGCCTCCACGTAATCCCGCGCCTGGTGCGACAGGGTCTGGCGCAGATCACCGTCTTCGAGTAGGCGCACCAGGGTGTCGGCGAACTCCTCGGCAGTATCGGCGTGCAGATAATGTTCTTCCGGTGTCACCGGCAGGCCTTCCACGCCCAGCCCGGTGGAGACCATGGGGATGCCCATGGCCATGGCCTCGAAGGCCTTGATTCGGGTGCCGCCGCCGACCCGCAGCGGGATGATGTAGGCGGCCGCGCCCTGCACGTGCTCCCGGATGTCGTCCACAAACCCGGTGAAGGTGAACGGCAGCTTGCGGCGCCGGGCCCGTTCCATTAACGCCGGGTTGGGGTTACGTCCGACCAGAGTGACCCGGGCGTCGGGCCGGCGGGCCACTACCTGCGGCCAGATCGCGTCCATGAAAAACTCGATGCCGTCGATATTGGCCTGCCAGTCCATGGCGCCGGTGAATACGATGTGATCCGCGTCGCCGGGTGGCGCATAAGCAAAGAAGTCGAGATCGACCCCGGTGGGGATGGTCGCCACCTGTTGAATCCCCGGTATATCGGAGAACGTTTGTGCGTCGCGTTCGGAGACCGCCACCACGGTATCAAAGCGCCGCAGGCTGGCGGCCTCATAGCGCTGCATCTTGCGAAACTGTTGCTGCCAGACGGCGCGCTTGATCGGGTTGCGCGCTACCTCCGCATG is a window of Thiohalophilus sp. DNA encoding:
- a CDS encoding glycosyltransferase is translated as MQNRPALVVFSHVFPNPAQETFGLFIRERMFRVAAERRVTVVSPVPWFPGQGLLRRLRPGYRPLVPYHEVQQGIDVYHPRFLSIPRFLKFTDGVFEALFSLPLLLKLKRAGRLDILDAHFIHPDGTAAWLLGKWLAVPYTITLRGALPRIARTRLRRRLAIRAMRSAARVFAVADSLRQVAIRLGIKADHVQVVSNGINLDLFQPENKQQCRQELDIDPDAKVLLTVGTLTENKGFHRVMEQLPALLERFPGLVYLIVGGEHPNGDEQRLRRIAGELGVADRVRFMGVHPPERLRFFYSAADLYVMPSRTEGWANVFLEAAACGLPAVATRVGGNAEVISKPQVGTLVPFGEGEALRKAIAEGLERQWEHDVIMAYARDNAWEKRIGQLVQAFDTIHADSLPRGKE
- a CDS encoding polysaccharide deacetylase family protein; the encoded protein is MLSPAGSRARLSILIYHRVLPRPDPMLPGDPDAATFRWQMQTVARLFNVLPLSGAVERLASGSLPPRAACITFDDGYADNAEVALPILRALDLPATFFVAAGYLDGGMMFNDRVIETVRRLPEGEVDLGAVDMAPQSISSISDRIALAMQVIKQIKHLDPAERDEKVQALVELNNDTLPRDLMMRSAQLQELADAGMTIGGHTLSHPILARISDARARQEIAAGRETLESILRQPVKLFAYPNGKPGQDYAAQHVSMVRECGFDAAVSTAWGVSTRHHDPYQLARFTPWDHTPLRFGARLVRNLMQSQPQHVQGASVKSLRR
- a CDS encoding type II toxin-antitoxin system RelE/ParE family toxin; translated protein: MKVHWTNTAIRHLDGIYDYIAQDSPVYAKQQVDRLTRRSEQIAAFPQSGRMVPEFKREDIREVIEGPYRLIYVIKTEQIDILSVFHGAQKLPDTLSSG
- a CDS encoding glycosyltransferase; this translates as MSEKPRLLFVSPRFLFPADQGGKIRTTQILRGMRGGRFEIVLASPADAGEVERYRYELDQVCDRFISWPAPANGPLKKLTRFRHLFSPLPIPVISDASAAGARIVRDAMQEADVVVFDFLHAMVLAPDILDRPSVIFTHNVEAEIFRRHAEVARNPIKRAVWQQQFRKMQRYEAASLRRFDTVVAVSERDAQTFSDIPGIQQVATIPTGVDLDFFAYAPPGDADHIVFTGAMDWQANIDGIEFFMDAIWPQVVARRPDARVTLVGRNPNPALMERARRRKLPFTFTGFVDDIREHVQGAAAYIIPLRVGGGTRIKAFEAMAMGIPMVSTGLGVEGLPVTPEEHYLHADTAEEFADTLVRLLEDGDLRQTLSHQARDYVEARFSSQAVADRFEAICWHTLNASNNPT